One stretch of Paraburkholderia fungorum DNA includes these proteins:
- the ftsB gene encoding cell division protein FtsB, which translates to MRLVTAVLIVLLALIQYPLWWGHGGWLRVHELQQQLAQQLQKNNDSKLRNERIQGEVQDLQNGTAAVEERARYEMGMVKDGEVFVQFVSPNAPLPTANTPSVTTSTRGEVSAAPLHVVPNPESRAKPDRKHGGKAAKDKKAAGTH; encoded by the coding sequence ATGCGGCTCGTCACTGCTGTCCTGATCGTTCTGCTGGCGCTGATCCAGTACCCGCTCTGGTGGGGCCATGGGGGCTGGTTGCGTGTGCACGAGTTGCAGCAGCAACTGGCGCAGCAACTGCAGAAGAACAACGATTCGAAGCTGCGCAACGAGCGTATTCAGGGCGAAGTGCAGGATCTGCAGAACGGCACGGCCGCTGTCGAAGAGCGGGCGCGCTACGAAATGGGCATGGTCAAGGATGGCGAAGTGTTCGTGCAATTCGTGTCGCCGAACGCGCCGTTGCCGACCGCAAACACGCCTTCGGTGACAACCTCGACGCGGGGTGAAGTGTCGGCGGCACCGCTGCATGTGGTGCCGAATCCGGAGTCGCGTGCGAAGCCGGATCGCAAGCACGGCGGCAAGGCGGCGAAGGACAAGAAGGCCGCTGGTACGCATTGA
- a CDS encoding ferritin-like domain-containing protein, translated as MTFAASSNLSAAPVAANRSSPDCARTAALAALRESDPVTKAAAARSLYAAVLDAQMTCSADAELDEPPNLPGRPAQPELVDPRLLKRRGMQSPEGRAVLLHALAHIEFNAINLALDAVWRFPAMPAAFYADWLKVAAEEAYHFSLLTARLAEYGHVYGDFPAHDGLWDMCERTRGDVLARMALVPRTLEARGLDASPPIRARLQQAGDHASAAILDVILRDEIGHVLIGNHWFRHLCNKNGLDPHTTYTRLADQYHAPKLRGPFNFEARRDAGFDEAELAALAGLDLQQAVPPARSD; from the coding sequence ATGACGTTCGCCGCTTCGTCCAACCTGTCTGCCGCCCCTGTCGCCGCCAACCGCAGCTCCCCCGACTGCGCGCGAACTGCCGCGCTTGCCGCGTTGCGCGAGAGCGATCCAGTGACCAAAGCGGCGGCAGCCCGCTCGCTCTACGCCGCCGTGCTCGACGCGCAGATGACCTGTTCCGCCGACGCCGAACTCGACGAGCCGCCCAACCTGCCGGGCCGTCCTGCGCAGCCGGAACTGGTCGATCCGCGTCTGTTAAAGCGGCGCGGCATGCAATCGCCCGAAGGCCGCGCGGTGCTGCTGCACGCGCTCGCGCACATCGAATTCAACGCGATCAACCTTGCGCTCGACGCCGTCTGGCGCTTTCCCGCGATGCCTGCCGCGTTCTACGCCGACTGGCTCAAAGTCGCGGCCGAAGAGGCGTATCACTTCTCGCTGCTCACCGCCCGGCTCGCGGAATACGGCCACGTATACGGCGATTTCCCCGCGCACGACGGCCTGTGGGACATGTGCGAGCGCACCCGCGGCGACGTGCTGGCGCGTATGGCGCTGGTGCCGCGCACGCTCGAAGCGCGCGGACTCGACGCCTCGCCGCCGATCCGCGCGCGACTGCAACAGGCCGGCGACCACGCGTCCGCAGCGATTCTCGACGTAATCTTGCGCGACGAGATCGGCCACGTGCTGATCGGCAACCACTGGTTTCGTCACCTATGCAACAAGAACGGCCTCGATCCGCACACGACCTACACCCGTCTCGCCGATCAGTATCACGCGCCGAAATTGCGCGGGCCGTTCAATTTCGAAGCGCGCCGTGACGCCGGTTTCGACGAGGCCGAACTGGCTGCGCTGGCCGGTCTCGATCTCCAGCAAGCGGTCCCGCCGGCCCGCAGCGACTGA
- a CDS encoding class I SAM-dependent methyltransferase has product MNTTVAAAMHGLGEPSPWVRQWAHLVAAGGAVLDVASGAGRHARFFASRGHPVTALDRDAAALDTLRDEPLIATLAADLEGAAWPLAGDARFAAVIVTNYLHRPLFPRLLRSLAPGGVLVYETFAQGNERVGKPSNPSFLLAPGELLDRVRGQLRVVAFQDGFLAQPRPAYVQRICAIREAEHPDDPLQALPLPCYELAG; this is encoded by the coding sequence ATGAATACGACTGTTGCCGCCGCCATGCATGGATTGGGCGAGCCTTCGCCGTGGGTGCGCCAATGGGCGCATCTCGTCGCGGCGGGCGGCGCGGTGCTGGATGTCGCGTCGGGAGCGGGGCGGCATGCACGCTTTTTTGCGTCGCGGGGGCATCCGGTGACCGCGCTCGACCGCGACGCGGCTGCGCTCGACACGCTGCGCGACGAGCCGCTCATCGCCACGCTTGCCGCCGATCTCGAAGGCGCCGCATGGCCGCTCGCCGGCGACGCTCGCTTCGCCGCGGTCATCGTGACGAACTACTTGCACCGCCCGCTCTTTCCTCGTCTTTTGCGCTCGCTCGCCCCCGGCGGCGTACTGGTTTACGAGACCTTCGCGCAAGGAAACGAAAGAGTCGGCAAACCTTCCAATCCCTCGTTTTTACTCGCTCCCGGCGAGCTTCTCGACCGGGTCCGCGGCCAGCTTCGGGTGGTCGCATTTCAGGATGGTTTTCTCGCGCAGCCGCGCCCGGCCTACGTCCAGCGGATCTGCGCCATTCGGGAGGCGGAGCACCCAGACGACCCTCTACAGGCACTCCCTTTGCCTTGTTACGAGTTGGCTGGCTAA
- the bamC gene encoding outer membrane protein assembly factor BamC gives MKRSALSLHATRMAALALALTTLAGCDTLNDWFASDRVNYKGAGSAPPLAVPNDLSTSPTDQRYVAPPANLALGGAPTRAVTAAGNATEGQPNAQDPLGMHVERDGDRRWLVVDGRTPEQLWPQLQEFWQENGFALKTDAPATGIMTTDWAENRANIPDDWFRRTVGKVIDFAYSSGTRDSFRTLVSRGAAGTTDISITHSAMEEMLTGQDKTSSKWEERPRDPALEALFLAKLMEKFGLTETQSKQLLTDAHPAAAPATIDQSAGTSTLDLQESFDRAWLRVGLALDRTNFTVDNRDRAKGIYYVRYADSMQELKKEGLFGKLFYSGNTAKKPAQEFLVNVRSKGDAVTQVAVLDANGQVDNSSDAQRIVSLLHAQLN, from the coding sequence ATGAAACGTTCCGCACTTTCCCTCCACGCAACCCGCATGGCGGCGCTGGCGCTTGCCCTGACGACGCTCGCCGGCTGTGACACGCTGAACGACTGGTTTGCGTCGGATCGCGTCAACTACAAGGGCGCGGGCAGCGCTCCGCCGCTCGCTGTTCCGAACGACCTGAGCACGAGCCCGACCGACCAGCGCTACGTCGCACCGCCGGCCAATCTGGCATTGGGCGGCGCGCCCACCCGTGCCGTCACGGCCGCCGGCAATGCGACCGAAGGTCAGCCGAATGCGCAGGACCCGCTCGGCATGCACGTCGAGCGTGACGGCGATCGCCGTTGGCTGGTGGTCGACGGCCGTACGCCGGAACAACTCTGGCCGCAACTGCAGGAGTTCTGGCAGGAGAACGGCTTTGCGCTGAAAACCGATGCGCCGGCTACCGGCATCATGACGACCGACTGGGCTGAAAACCGCGCGAACATTCCGGACGACTGGTTCCGCCGCACGGTAGGCAAGGTGATCGACTTTGCGTATTCGTCGGGCACGCGAGACAGCTTCCGCACGCTGGTGTCGCGCGGCGCGGCCGGCACGACCGACATCTCCATCACGCACAGCGCGATGGAAGAAATGCTGACGGGCCAGGACAAGACGTCGTCGAAGTGGGAAGAGCGTCCGCGCGATCCGGCGCTTGAAGCCCTGTTCCTCGCCAAGCTGATGGAAAAGTTCGGTCTGACCGAAACGCAATCGAAGCAACTGCTGACGGATGCGCATCCGGCTGCCGCTCCGGCCACGATCGACCAGAGCGCGGGTACGTCGACGCTCGATCTGCAGGAGTCGTTTGACCGTGCGTGGCTGCGTGTTGGCCTCGCGCTCGACCGCACCAACTTCACGGTGGACAACCGCGATCGCGCGAAGGGCATCTATTACGTGCGCTACGCCGATTCCATGCAGGAACTGAAGAAGGAAGGCCTGTTCGGCAAGCTGTTCTACAGCGGCAATACGGCGAAGAAGCCGGCTCAGGAATTCCTCGTCAACGTGCGCTCCAAGGGCGACGCTGTGACGCAGGTGGCGGTGCTCGACGCGAACGGTCAGGTCGATAATTCGTCCGACGCGCAGCGCATCGTGTCGTTGCTTCACGCTCAACTGAACTAA
- a CDS encoding 3',5'-nucleoside bisphosphate phosphatase: MNADLHCHSTVSDGQFSPADVARRAHAGGVTLWALTDHDEVGGQLEARRTAEELGMRYLSGVEISVTWASRTVHIVGLGIDPTNPILIDGLARTRDGRAARAEAIGEQLATLGIPGAYEGALQYVSNPDMISRTHFARFMVESGHCSSTQDVFNRYLGDGKPGFIAHRWSKLADAVGWIQQSGGEAIVAHPGRYAYSPVEFDAFFAEFIDLGGKAIEVVTGSHTPDQYREYADVARRFGFEASRGSDFHAPGEGRVDLGTLPPLPSDLKPVWERWL, from the coding sequence ATGAACGCCGACCTGCACTGCCATTCCACTGTTTCCGACGGCCAGTTTTCTCCCGCCGACGTCGCACGCCGCGCACATGCGGGCGGCGTGACCCTTTGGGCATTGACCGATCACGATGAAGTGGGCGGCCAGCTCGAAGCGCGCCGCACTGCCGAGGAACTCGGCATGCGCTACCTGAGCGGCGTCGAAATTTCGGTGACGTGGGCTTCGCGTACGGTGCACATCGTCGGTCTGGGCATCGACCCGACCAACCCGATCCTGATCGACGGCCTCGCTCGCACACGCGACGGCCGCGCGGCGCGCGCCGAGGCGATCGGCGAGCAGCTGGCCACGCTCGGCATCCCCGGCGCTTACGAAGGCGCACTCCAATACGTGTCGAATCCCGACATGATTTCGCGTACGCACTTCGCGCGCTTCATGGTCGAAAGCGGTCACTGCAGTTCCACGCAAGATGTGTTCAACCGCTATCTCGGCGACGGCAAACCCGGTTTTATCGCGCACCGCTGGTCCAAACTGGCCGACGCGGTCGGCTGGATCCAGCAGTCGGGCGGTGAAGCGATCGTCGCGCACCCGGGCCGTTACGCATACTCGCCGGTCGAATTCGATGCATTTTTCGCCGAATTCATCGATCTCGGCGGCAAGGCGATCGAAGTCGTCACAGGCAGCCACACGCCCGATCAGTACCGCGAATACGCGGACGTCGCGCGCCGCTTCGGTTTCGAAGCGTCGCGCGGCTCCGATTTCCACGCACCCGGCGAAGGCCGCGTCGACCTCGGCACGCTGCCGCCGCTGCCTTCCGATCTCAAGCCCGTCTGGGAACGCTGGCTGTGA
- a CDS encoding site-2 protease family protein: protein MDSSLIQTIAVYALPVIFAITLHEAAHGYVARWLGDNTAYVLGRVSINPMRHIDPLGTIAIPLLLYFATSGAFMFGYAKPVPVAFGNLRNPRWGSLWVAAAGPACNFIQALIWGVFGVALAVLGVEEPFFTRMAAAGVGVNLVLGVLNLFPLPPLDGGRVLMALLPPKQSIALSRLEPYGFFIVMALVMTGTLTRYWLNPLVTLGYGAITAVLTPLVSLF from the coding sequence ATGGATTCTTCCCTGATACAAACCATTGCGGTGTACGCGCTGCCGGTGATTTTCGCGATCACGTTGCACGAAGCCGCTCATGGCTATGTCGCGCGCTGGCTGGGCGACAACACCGCTTATGTGCTCGGCCGCGTGTCGATCAATCCGATGCGGCACATCGACCCGCTCGGCACGATCGCCATTCCGCTGCTGTTGTACTTCGCGACCAGCGGCGCGTTCATGTTCGGTTACGCAAAGCCGGTGCCGGTGGCGTTCGGCAATCTTCGCAATCCGCGTTGGGGCAGCTTGTGGGTCGCTGCCGCCGGTCCGGCGTGTAATTTCATTCAGGCGCTGATCTGGGGTGTGTTCGGCGTGGCGCTTGCGGTACTCGGCGTCGAGGAACCGTTTTTCACGCGAATGGCTGCGGCAGGCGTGGGTGTGAACCTCGTGCTCGGCGTGCTGAACCTGTTTCCGCTGCCGCCGCTCGACGGCGGCCGTGTGCTGATGGCGCTGTTGCCGCCGAAGCAGTCGATCGCGCTGTCGCGTCTCGAGCCATACGGCTTTTTCATCGTGATGGCGCTGGTCATGACGGGGACGCTGACGCGCTATTGGCTCAATCCGCTCGTGACGCTCGGCTACGGCGCGATTACTGCCGTGCTGACTCCTCTCGTTTCGCTTTTCTGA
- a CDS encoding alpha/beta fold hydrolase, giving the protein MNTSQSDFIAVRGIRLHVRRWGNPDAPALFMLHGWMDVSASFQFVVDSLGGDWQIIAPDMRGFGLSDWPVAERGGGNYWMQDYLADLDVLLDHYAPGGQVNLVGHSMGANIACLYAGVRPERVRRVVDLEGFGLAPAHAAQAPRRLLTWLDELRDPPQLKRYVSLEAVAARLIKTNPRLAPQRAQFLAQHWSKPDGEGRYMLLADPAHKVRGPTLYRLDEVMAVWGKVSAKVLHVEAANSPTLAAIAGEIPLAEFKARFEAFPNWREKIIDEAGHMVHHDQPEQIAALIEGFCA; this is encoded by the coding sequence ATGAACACTTCCCAATCTGACTTCATCGCCGTGCGCGGCATCCGTCTGCATGTGCGGCGTTGGGGCAATCCGGATGCGCCCGCGCTGTTCATGCTGCACGGCTGGATGGACGTCTCGGCGTCGTTCCAGTTTGTCGTCGATTCGCTCGGCGGCGACTGGCAGATCATCGCGCCGGACATGCGCGGGTTCGGTTTGTCGGACTGGCCGGTGGCCGAGCGGGGCGGCGGCAATTACTGGATGCAGGACTATCTGGCCGATCTCGACGTGCTACTTGATCACTACGCGCCGGGCGGCCAGGTGAATCTGGTCGGGCATAGCATGGGCGCGAACATCGCCTGTCTGTACGCGGGCGTGCGGCCCGAACGGGTGCGCCGGGTGGTCGATCTGGAAGGATTTGGTCTCGCCCCGGCGCACGCGGCTCAAGCGCCCCGGCGCCTGCTCACGTGGCTCGACGAATTGCGCGACCCGCCGCAGTTGAAGCGCTATGTGTCGCTCGAAGCGGTCGCCGCGCGTCTGATCAAGACCAATCCGCGCCTCGCTCCGCAGCGTGCGCAGTTTCTCGCGCAGCACTGGTCGAAGCCCGACGGCGAAGGGCGCTACATGCTGCTGGCCGATCCGGCCCACAAGGTGCGCGGACCGACGCTGTATCGTCTGGACGAGGTGATGGCCGTGTGGGGCAAGGTGAGCGCGAAAGTGCTGCATGTGGAAGCCGCTAATTCGCCGACGCTTGCGGCTATCGCAGGCGAAATTCCGTTGGCCGAGTTCAAGGCGCGTTTTGAGGCGTTCCCGAACTGGCGCGAGAAGATCATCGACGAAGCGGGACATATGGTGCATCACGACCAGCCCGAGCAGATCGCAGCGCTGATCGAAGGGTTTTGCGCGTGA
- the dapA gene encoding 4-hydroxy-tetrahydrodipicolinate synthase, whose translation MTNGNQSSTTDGVQIRGSIPAIITPMLEDGSLDLPAFRKLIDWHIDEGTNALVVVGTSGESATLSVEEHVLMVKTAVEHTAGRIPVIAGSGGNSTTEAIELTQQAKDVGADATLQVVPYYNKPTQEGIYRHFAKIAETVDLPVILYNVPGRTVADMSNETILRCAQVPGIVGVKEATGNIDRAAHLIKSAPAHFGIYSGDDPTAIALMLLGGHGNISVTANVAPRAMSDLCKAALAADAKTAREIHLKLLSLHKNLFIESNPIPAKWALQQLGRVQGGIRLPLTPLDAKYHEVVRGALREAGLLG comes from the coding sequence ATGACTAACGGCAACCAAAGCAGCACCACTGACGGCGTTCAGATTCGCGGCAGCATTCCTGCCATCATCACCCCGATGCTCGAAGACGGCAGCCTCGATCTGCCGGCGTTCCGCAAACTGATCGACTGGCATATCGACGAAGGCACGAACGCGCTGGTCGTGGTCGGCACGAGCGGCGAGTCGGCCACGTTGTCGGTCGAGGAACACGTGCTGATGGTCAAGACCGCAGTCGAGCACACAGCGGGCCGGATTCCGGTGATCGCGGGCTCGGGCGGCAATTCCACCACCGAAGCCATCGAGCTCACGCAGCAGGCGAAAGACGTCGGCGCAGACGCGACGCTGCAGGTTGTGCCTTACTACAACAAGCCGACCCAGGAAGGCATCTATCGCCATTTCGCGAAGATCGCCGAAACGGTCGACCTGCCGGTCATTCTGTACAACGTGCCGGGCCGCACCGTTGCCGACATGAGCAACGAAACCATCCTGCGTTGCGCGCAGGTGCCGGGCATCGTCGGCGTGAAGGAAGCGACGGGCAACATCGACCGCGCCGCGCATCTGATCAAGTCGGCGCCCGCGCATTTCGGCATCTACAGCGGCGACGATCCCACTGCGATCGCGCTGATGCTGCTCGGCGGCCACGGCAACATCTCGGTCACCGCAAACGTCGCACCGCGCGCGATGAGCGATCTGTGCAAGGCAGCCCTTGCCGCAGACGCAAAGACCGCGCGTGAGATTCATCTGAAACTCCTGTCGCTGCATAAGAACCTGTTCATCGAATCGAACCCGATTCCGGCGAAATGGGCATTGCAGCAACTGGGTCGTGTGCAGGGCGGAATCCGCCTGCCGCTCACGCCGCTCGACGCGAAATACCACGAAGTGGTGCGCGGCGCGCTGCGCGAAGCGGGTCTGCTGGGTTAA
- a CDS encoding MBL fold metallo-hydrolase, translated as MRFASLGSGSEGNALLVEAQSGATTTRVLLDCGFSGKEVERRLARLGTSVEGLDAILITHEHSDHIGSALTLARKWSIPLYMSWGTARAVGADEADVDLQVLWGDEAVSIGDLSILPYTVPHDAREPLQYVFSNGASRLGVLTDVGTSTPHISTVLSGCDALVLECNHDVRMLAGSRYPQSLKARIGGNHGHLNNEAAAEILASLDRSRLRHLVAAHLSQQNNLPELAQAAMAGVLGAAPTEVVIASQDDGFAWLSV; from the coding sequence GTGCGGTTCGCCAGTCTCGGCAGCGGCAGTGAAGGTAATGCTTTGCTGGTGGAAGCGCAAAGCGGCGCGACCACCACGCGCGTTCTGCTCGATTGCGGGTTTTCGGGCAAAGAAGTCGAGCGGCGCCTTGCGCGGCTCGGCACGAGCGTCGAAGGTCTCGACGCTATTCTGATCACGCATGAACATAGCGACCACATTGGCAGCGCGCTGACGCTGGCGCGCAAGTGGTCGATTCCGCTTTACATGAGCTGGGGCACCGCCCGCGCGGTGGGTGCCGACGAAGCCGATGTCGATCTGCAAGTGCTGTGGGGCGACGAGGCGGTGTCGATCGGCGACCTCAGCATTCTTCCCTACACCGTCCCTCACGACGCCCGCGAACCGTTGCAATACGTGTTTTCGAATGGTGCGAGCCGGCTCGGCGTGTTGACCGACGTCGGCACGTCCACGCCACATATCAGCACAGTGTTGAGCGGTTGCGACGCGTTGGTGCTCGAGTGCAATCACGATGTGCGGATGCTGGCCGGCAGCCGTTATCCGCAATCGTTGAAGGCGCGCATTGGCGGTAATCATGGGCATCTGAACAACGAAGCTGCCGCTGAAATTCTGGCTTCGCTCGATCGTTCGCGATTGCGTCATCTGGTTGCGGCGCATTTGAGTCAGCAGAACAATCTGCCGGAACTGGCGCAGGCTGCAATGGCGGGAGTGCTGGGCGCCGCGCCCACTGAGGTCGTGATCGCATCGCAGGATGACGGGTTTGCGTGGCTGAGCGTGTAG
- a CDS encoding gamma carbonic anhydrase family protein, whose protein sequence is MTIYKLGEAAPTIHESVFIADTATIIGNVTIEENASVWFGATIRGDNEAITVGAGSNVQESAVLHTDPGFPLTIEPNVTIGHQVMLHGCTIKEGSLVGIQAVVLNGAVIGRNCLVGAGAIVTEGKVFPDNSLILGAPAKVVRELTETDIANMQRGTASYAERREYFKAQLVRIG, encoded by the coding sequence GTGACGATTTACAAGCTTGGCGAAGCCGCCCCGACCATTCACGAGAGCGTGTTCATCGCGGATACGGCGACTATCATCGGCAATGTGACGATCGAGGAAAACGCGAGCGTCTGGTTCGGCGCGACGATTCGCGGCGACAACGAGGCGATCACCGTCGGCGCGGGCAGCAACGTGCAGGAAAGCGCCGTGCTGCACACCGACCCCGGTTTTCCTCTGACGATCGAGCCGAACGTGACGATTGGCCACCAGGTCATGCTGCACGGCTGCACGATCAAGGAAGGTTCACTGGTCGGAATTCAGGCCGTGGTCTTGAATGGAGCGGTAATCGGCCGCAACTGTCTGGTCGGAGCGGGCGCCATCGTCACTGAAGGCAAGGTGTTTCCCGACAATTCGCTGATTCTCGGCGCGCCCGCCAAAGTGGTGCGCGAGTTGACCGAGACGGATATCGCCAATATGCAGCGCGGCACGGCAAGTTATGCCGAGCGCCGCGAATATTTCAAGGCGCAGCTCGTACGCATCGGCTAA
- a CDS encoding L-threonylcarbamoyladenylate synthase, whose product MSQYFRLHPDNPQPRLVKQAVQIIKDGGVVALPTDSSYALACQLDDKDAVERLRRIRGLDEKQLLSLLVRDLSELSNFAMVDNRQYRLIKSVTPGPYVFVLQATKEVPRRLSHPSRKTIGLRVPDHAITLAILEELGQPLLGSTLIMPGETQPLNDPEEIRERLEKQLDLVIDGGACVCEPSTVIDLTGAEPVLVRAGRGSLAPFGLEETA is encoded by the coding sequence ATGTCCCAATACTTTCGGCTTCACCCTGACAACCCGCAGCCGCGCCTCGTCAAGCAGGCGGTGCAGATCATCAAGGACGGCGGCGTGGTCGCGCTGCCAACCGATTCGAGCTATGCGCTAGCCTGTCAGCTCGACGACAAGGACGCGGTGGAGCGTCTGCGGCGCATTCGCGGGCTCGACGAAAAGCAACTGCTGTCGCTGCTGGTGCGCGATCTGTCCGAACTGTCGAACTTCGCTATGGTGGATAACCGGCAATACCGGCTGATCAAATCGGTGACACCGGGGCCCTATGTGTTCGTGCTGCAGGCCACCAAGGAAGTGCCGCGGCGCCTGTCGCATCCGTCGCGCAAGACCATCGGCCTGCGGGTGCCGGATCACGCGATCACGCTGGCGATTCTCGAGGAACTGGGTCAGCCGCTGCTCGGCTCCACGCTGATCATGCCGGGCGAAACGCAACCGCTGAACGACCCCGAAGAGATTCGCGAGCGGCTGGAGAAGCAACTGGATCTGGTGATCGACGGCGGTGCCTGTGTGTGCGAACCGTCCACCGTGATCGATCTGACCGGCGCGGAGCCGGTGCTGGTGCGGGCAGGGCGCGGTTCTCTCGCGCCCTTTGGTCTCGAAGAGACGGCATGA
- the hslO gene encoding Hsp33 family molecular chaperone HslO has product MSDQLQKFMFSAAPVRGEIVSLRNTWQEVLTRRDYPAPVRTILGEMMAACALLSANLKFDGTLVMQIFGDGPVKMLVVQCSSDLSMRATAKLSGDTANTIGDTASMIELLNASGHGRCVITLDPADKHPGQQPYQSIVPLSGVDGPLNSMAEVLEHYMHHSEQLDTRLWLAANTERAVGMLLQKLPGDGGIVPHPGELDADTWERVCTLGGTLSQDELLKEEPETVFRRLFWQENVQHFEPATARFECTCSREKVGGMLKMLGREEVDGVIEERGHVEIHCEFCNQRYEFDPVDVAQLFVADALSQGVTPAADQRH; this is encoded by the coding sequence GTGAGCGACCAGTTGCAAAAATTCATGTTCAGCGCGGCGCCAGTGCGCGGCGAGATCGTTTCGCTGCGCAATACGTGGCAGGAAGTGCTGACGCGCCGCGATTATCCGGCGCCTGTGCGGACGATTCTGGGCGAAATGATGGCCGCGTGCGCACTGCTGTCGGCGAATCTCAAGTTCGACGGCACGCTCGTCATGCAGATTTTCGGCGACGGCCCGGTCAAGATGCTGGTGGTCCAGTGCAGCTCCGATCTGTCGATGCGCGCCACCGCCAAGCTTTCCGGCGACACGGCCAATACCATCGGCGACACGGCTTCGATGATCGAATTGCTGAACGCGAGCGGTCACGGCCGCTGCGTGATCACGCTCGATCCAGCCGACAAGCATCCGGGCCAACAGCCGTATCAAAGTATCGTGCCGCTGTCGGGCGTGGACGGCCCGCTCAACTCGATGGCCGAAGTGCTCGAGCACTACATGCACCACTCCGAACAACTCGACACGCGCCTGTGGCTCGCGGCGAACACCGAGCGCGCGGTCGGCATGCTGCTGCAGAAGCTGCCGGGCGACGGCGGCATCGTCCCGCATCCGGGCGAGCTGGACGCGGATACCTGGGAACGCGTTTGCACGCTGGGCGGCACGCTGTCGCAGGACGAACTGTTGAAAGAAGAACCGGAAACGGTTTTCCGGCGCCTTTTCTGGCAGGAAAACGTCCAGCATTTCGAGCCGGCCACGGCGCGCTTCGAATGCACGTGTTCGCGCGAGAAAGTCGGTGGAATGCTGAAGATGCTGGGCCGCGAAGAGGTGGACGGCGTGATCGAAGAACGCGGACATGTGGAAATTCATTGCGAGTTCTGCAACCAGCGGTACGAATTCGATCCGGTCGATGTGGCGCAACTTTTCGTCGCCGACGCACTCTCACAGGGTGTGACGCCCGCTGCTGATCAACGGCATTGA
- a CDS encoding tryptophan--tRNA ligase — MFPDRIVSGMRPTGSLHLGHYHGVLKNWVRLQSEYPCFFCVVDWHALTTHYETPELIEKNVWDVLIDWLASGIDPAQATLFIQSKVPEHAELALLLGMSTPLGWLERVPTYKEQQEKLKDKDLSTYGFLGYPVLMAADILLYRGSLVPVGEDQVPHVEMTREIARRFNYLYGREPGFEQKANDAAKKLGGKRSKLYHELRNAYQQEGDDEALEQARAMLQESQSLSMNDRERLFGYLEGSRKIILVEPQAMLTQASRMPGLDGQKMSKSYGNTIGLREDAETITKKVRTMPTDPARVRRTDPGDPDKCPVWQLHQVYTNEATHEWVEKGCRTAGIGCLDCKQPVIEGILREQQPMLERAQKYMDDPSLLRAIVADGCDKARRFAMETMRDVREAMGLSYT, encoded by the coding sequence ATGTTCCCTGATCGTATCGTTTCCGGCATGCGGCCTACCGGCTCGCTGCACCTCGGCCACTATCACGGCGTGCTGAAGAACTGGGTGCGTTTGCAGTCGGAATATCCGTGTTTTTTCTGTGTGGTCGACTGGCACGCACTGACGACGCACTACGAAACGCCCGAATTGATCGAAAAGAACGTGTGGGACGTGCTGATCGACTGGCTCGCGTCGGGCATCGATCCGGCGCAGGCAACGCTGTTCATCCAGAGCAAGGTGCCTGAGCACGCGGAACTGGCGCTGCTGCTCGGCATGAGTACGCCGCTCGGCTGGCTCGAACGCGTGCCGACCTACAAGGAGCAGCAGGAAAAGCTGAAGGACAAGGACCTGTCCACGTACGGTTTTCTCGGCTATCCGGTGCTGATGGCGGCGGACATTCTGCTGTATCGCGGCTCGCTCGTGCCGGTCGGCGAAGATCAGGTGCCGCACGTCGAAATGACGCGTGAAATCGCCCGCCGTTTCAACTATCTGTACGGCCGGGAACCAGGCTTCGAACAGAAAGCGAACGACGCCGCAAAGAAGCTCGGCGGCAAGCGCTCGAAGCTTTACCACGAACTGCGCAACGCCTATCAGCAGGAAGGCGACGACGAAGCGCTCGAGCAGGCGCGCGCGATGTTGCAGGAATCGCAGAGCCTGTCGATGAACGACCGCGAGCGTCTGTTCGGCTACCTCGAAGGCTCGCGCAAAATCATTCTGGTCGAGCCGCAGGCGATGCTGACGCAGGCGTCGCGCATGCCAGGCCTCGACGGCCAGAAAATGTCGAAGTCGTACGGCAATACCATCGGCCTGCGCGAAGACGCGGAAACCATCACGAAGAAGGTGCGCACCATGCCGACTGACCCGGCCCGCGTGCGCCGCACCGATCCGGGCGATCCGGACAAGTGCCCGGTCTGGCAGCTTCACCAGGTCTATACGAACGAAGCGACCCATGAATGGGTCGAGAAGGGCTGCCGCACGGCGGGCATTGGTTGCCTCGACTGCAAGCAGCCCGTGATCGAGGGCATTCTGCGCGAACAGCAGCCGATGCTTGAACGCGCGCAGAAGTACATGGACGACCCGTCGCTTTTACGCGCGATCGTCGCGGACGGCTGCGACAAGGCCCGCCGGTTCGCGATGGAAACGATGCGCGACGTCCGCGAGGCCATGGGCCTGTCGTACACCTGA